The window AGCTCACTTGTCAAACAAAGTTCCAACTTCCATTGCTTGctggctagctaatgttagctagctagttagtacAGAGCATTGCTGTAAAGATTGCGCATTACCTTTCAAGGGGGGAGCTACCCACTGGGTAAAAACTGGTCGAataaacgttgtttccacgtctttttatttaatttttatgtGATGCCGTTGAattaacctaaatccaattacTTGGTTACATGTAATGTTGATTTCACGTTCCATTCACGTtaacgttagttgacaactcaaccaaatgcaaATCAAAACCAGACGtggaactgacgtctgtgcccatgTGCTAGATATTTGGTTCACAAAGTTACCATAAATGAAAAATGACAGCCTGTGAATGTGAATCATAACAGGCAGCTGGTACAGAAATCAATGTCTTTGTGTGCGCTGTGCATCATGTCGCTACTGAATGTGTATGAACCAAGAGAGGTCTGAACATGGACCCAGGTGACCATGCATGCCCAAAAGTGCCATGTCATATCCTGAAACCAGAGAGTTGCTCATTCAAGCTCTTCAGACGAGTGTATACCAAGGCTTCTTTGCTGTCTATGTCAAACAGTGAGGGGATGAGCAGTGGCAAAATGAAAGTGGTGGGGCACCTCTCCCGAGCGGCGGAGGCCAAACGACGGATGGCAGATGGCCAGGACATGCTGACCTCCATGACACAGATGGTGGCCTGCACCCAGGACATCCAGCAGAGATACCGCAGCATCCTGGGGCCACTGTCCCTCTTCTTCCAGTCCAACcctgagggagagaagagggcagGTGTGTGGGGATCTAAAGCTGTTGGAGGGAAGACAGCCTGGTGCCTTGTGTGAGGTGCTATTGTTGATCCGTGATTGTATGCAAGAGGCCTTTGAGTTATTTGAATCAACAAAAGGATGTCTAGACAGTTTTACCCACCTAAATTCTAAAGTGTAGGCCTATTCATTTACAGGGCTGacctgaaaacacacacagggTGTCGATCTACACAGTCTATTTTCTCTATTCACATGCCCCACACATCTCTTATGATGCCAAACAAAATATCTTTATTGTTTTTTTGAATGGAGGTGATACAGGAGAATGAAAGGTATGTACACACGTCCCGGGTGTGTTGTTCCTCCCAGACAGGGTCCAGGAGGAGAGAACAGTGTCCCCGTCAGTGTCAGAGGGGGTGAAGACCAACCCCACCTCCCTGGCCGACATGCGTCAGCAGCTGCAGTACAGGATCCAGGAGCATTCCGTGCTCCACTCCACCCCTGTGGAGGATCAGCAAGCTCTGGTGAGCCACTCCATTAGGATACACTATACACTGTCTCTCCTAAGCATCTACTAAATGGATGGttggatagatagatggatggaacagtgtcacacacacacagcccccaccCACCAAAAACACTCTGCGACCCCCCCCCAAGGCGGCGGTAATGACGTCAGAGCTGGGCCTGATCTGGCAGGACCTGAAGGGGCTGATGGACGAGCCCACGCTCAACCAGGAGGAGAACAGGCAGCTGCAGGCGGAGACGTGCCAGGAGGTGCTCCGCATCTGCCAGGAGCTCTACCTCAACTATCTCCACCTGCTGGACAGGCTGAGGCGCCGCGCCGTCTTCAGCGACCAGGCCAACCGCAGCCGCCTGGGGGCCCAGATGGCCATAGACTGCACCAGCCTGTGAGTGACTGGATGAGAATCTAAGGTCCTAAAATCAACATCTCTAGCTTCTTTAAACCAAGATTTACAATTGAAACCAATTTTAGCTAAATTCTTATTGTTGAAAATGCATGTTACTTGAATTATCGATCATCCACCTTTTGTCGATAAGTGCAAACTCACCAAGCAGCTGTAAATACAATTGGTTGTTGTTATTGTTCTCCTTATTGCTAACGGTTATTCTTTCTCCGCAGTTTAAACGTCCATTCGATCAGACGCAGCGTAGCGGCAGGGATCAAGGCTACGCGGAGAGCCCGGCTGAGCGCTGAGAGACCTAGAGCTGCCGGACGCGACCTGAAGGGGGCGATGGAGACACCCACAGCGCTGCCATGCAAACTGGACTTTGGTCTGACTCTGCAGACCAAGGCTGGCTGCAAGAAGAGCGGTGCCATCAGGCAGGGCAAAAACCCTATCGAGAGGGACCTccgagaggtgagagacagaggaaaaagagagggagagagagtgtgtgtgtgtgtgtgtgtgtgtgtgtgtgtgtgtgtgtgtgtgtgtgtgtgtgtgtgtgtgtgtgtgtgtgtgtgtgtgtgtgtgtgtgtgtgtgtgtgtgtgtgtgtgtgtgtgtgtgtgtgtgtgtgtgtgtgtgtgtgtgtgtgtgcctatctgcctatctgcctatctgtctgtctgtctgtctgtctgtctgtctgtctgtctgtctctgtctgtctgtctgtctgtctgtctgtctgtctgtctgtctgtctgtctgtctgtctgtctgtctgtctgtctgcctgcctgcctgcctgcctgcctgggagcccctgcctgtctgtctgtcctgtctgtctgtctgtctgtctgtctgtctgtctgtctgtctgtctgtctgtctgtctgtctgtctgtctgtctgtctgtctgtctgtctgtctgtctgtctgtctgtctgtcctacagctttctgtgtgggtgtgtgtgtctccatgcgtgtgaatgtgtgtgtacacttgcttctctgctgttttggtgtgtttgtgtctgtggtaAAGCTACAGGGAGCTGAGatgttcccttctctctccctgtctgtctccctgtctgtctccctgtctgtctccctgtctgtctccctgtctgtctccctgtctgtctccctgtctccctgtctgtctgtctgtctccctgtctgtctccctgtctgtctccctgtctgtctccctgtctgtctccctgtctccctgtctgtctccctgtctgtctgtctgtctgtctgtctgtctgtctgtctgtctgtctgtctgtctgtctgtctgtctgtctgtctgtctgtctgtctgtctgtctgtctgtctgtctgtctgtctgtctgtctgtctgtctgtctgtctgtctgtctgtctgtctgtcagatgaCTGAGAAGATGGGAGACATGGACCTGGAGCAGGTCTATGACCTGATGCCCTGCCACCTGGAACTGATCACTAACAAAGGCTtgctatctctctcttgctcttttctctctattgctctgtctctttctctgtctctctctttctctctctctgtctctctctctctttctatgtctctatctttctctctctctgtctctctttctctatctctctttctctatctctctctctctttctctctctctgtctctctctctctttctctctctctctctctttctctgtctctctttctctctctttttctctctctctttctctgtctctctttctctctctctctctctttctctctctctttctctgtctctctttctctctctttctctgtctctctctttctctgtctctctctttctctctctctcttctctctctctctctctctctttctctctctctgtctctctttctctctctctctttctctgtctctctctttctctctctctgtctctgtctctctctttctctgtctctctctttctctgtctctctctttctctctctctctgtctctctcttctctctctcttctctctttctctgtctctctctttctctctctctgtctctctctttctctgtctctctctttctctgtctctctttctctctctttttctctctctctttctctgtctctctctttctctctctctgtctctctttctctctctctctttctctgtctctctctttctgtctctctctttctctgtctctctctctgtctctctcttctctctctttctctgtctctctctttctctgtctctctctctctctctgtctctctcttttctctgtctctctctttctctctctctgtctctctttctctctctctctctttctctctctctgtctctctctttctctatctctctttctctgtctctctctttctctctctctgtctctctctttctctatctctctttctctgtctctctctttctctgtctctctctctgtctctctctttctctatctctctttctctgtctctctctttctctgtctctctttctctgtctctctttctctgtctctctctttctctgtctctctctttctctatctctctttctctgtctctctctttctctatctctctttctctgtctctctctttctctatctctctttctctgtctctctctttctctatctctctttctctgtctctctctttctctatctctctttctctgtctctctctttctctgtctctctctttctctgtctctctctctgtctctctctttctctgtctctctctttctctatctctctttctctctctctctttctctgtctctctctgtctctctctttctctctgtctctctcttctctctctttctctatctctctttctctgtctctctctgtctctctctttctctatctctctttctctgtctctctctttctctatctctctttctctgtctctctctttctctatctctctttctctcacacagacacgcacacacacatatagtcaaGTACACTTGTGACAATAATAAACAATTGTTtgttagtactagtagtagtgatatgtgtgtgtgtgtttagatgcAGCGCGGGCCAGCTTGGCCAATGTTTCACAGTCAGATGAGGAACCCAGCATGTATTACCATGGCTACACCAGACTAAAGGTATTGGTATAGTTGCACTGTACTATTCACACCCACTCCAACTGGTCCCTGAAGACATGCATACAGGatggttattatttatttatgattTATTATTAGTATGAGTTATATTTTATGCAGTTATTTTTGTGAGCACCCAGGGGTGTAGTTCCATGCCAGACCTGCAGAGGGAGACTCTTCTGGAGGAGCTGGAGATGGAGGCCCTGCCTGCCAGACCCCAGTCACCTCTGGTGCTGCTGGCCACTGGGCCCTGCTCCAACATCGAGAAGTCCATTGACCCTGCCCACGACCTCAGGAGGTGTGTgcggtagagtgtgtgtgtgtgtatttttgtgcttgagtgtgtgtattttgtacttgtgtgtgaatgtgtgagtgtgtgtgtatgtttgttcttatgtgtgtgtatgtgtctaggTTGCTACAGGACAGAGTGATTGTGGATCAGGCTGTGACAGACTCTGACACAGACCTCCCTCCTCTGATCAAGGCCCTGGCGTGGAGAGGTTCCACCAAACTacaacagctcacacacactctgCAGGTAGGGAACATACTCTGTAGGTAGGGAACACACTCTGCAGGTAGGGTACACTCTTGCAGGTAGGGAACACACTCTGCAGGTAGGGTACACTCTTGCAGGTAGGGAACACACTCTGCAGGTAGGGTACACACTCTGCGggcaggaaacacacacacacacatgcacacacattctcTCACCATAGTATATTTcctatatacccccccccccatcgatTCTTGTCCAATCGTAGAAACacgaagaggagggggagaagagggagggtgCCAGTGGAGGAAGGTACAGGGTGCCAGTGGAGGAACCGGAGCACCCCCAGGGAGCTGTGGTGAACGTGGCCCTGTCCCACATCTCTCTAGCCCGCACAGCCGCCGCCCGTGTCTCAGACAGGGTTCTCCGCGACACCATTAACATCCACACGTACCCACCCGTCTACAACTACCTCACCAAAGAGGTGGGTCACAGAGGAGGCGGAGGATAGACATGTTATTATTACTACTTAGTGTGTGATGAtggtactgttatactgttactaTCATTATGACCTCATCATGGTggtctgacccctctctctctctctctctctctctctctctctctctcttcttttctctctctttttctctaaacAGCTTGAGCTCTCTTCAGTGCAGTGGCTGGATCGTAACCTGTTTGCCGGGGAAGAAATAAAGGAAGTCTATAAGGAGTTATCCAAAAGCAAATCTACACAGTATCTCAACTTCGATGAGGTGAGATATACTCTTTTACATTGCCTGTTGAATTTAATTCAGGAAAAATCCATTCTTAAATTGGCAATTGTTGATCCAGAATTTCAATGAATCTCTTGAATATCAATACAATTGACTCCCTGTTGATCTGTTCCTTTCCCCTATAGGACCCCATGATAGAGCCAGCCCTGACCAACATCAGATGGAGTATGAAGAAGAAGAACCACCAGAGGTTCATCAACCCACAGCTGAAGAGACAGAACACCAATGCCATGTCCCACAGGTACTGTACCCTGTATCCCACTTGACTCAATACCTAAACATCACTTTAACACGCTCTCTCTCATAATACAACACATTTTATCACAGAGAGCTACAGCTCTCCCAATGTaactcaaagtgtgtgtgtgtgtgtgtccaggaaaAGGACAGAGATCCCAGCGGACCATAAGAAACCGGAAGACCAGAATTCCCGGGCCTTCACAGCCTGGCTGCAGTGGTGGAAGACTGACCTCTCAGTCGAGGACTACCTCCGATACATCACCaatcaggtcagaggtcacacaTTCTGTAGTTACAGGAAGCAAATAGAAGAAGACTTTCTAATTAATAGAAGGCAGTAAATGCATAAAAATCGATTGAGTAACTAGAAGAAAATCAACCGGTTTTGTTTACAAATAAATCTCAATCAACTTTTGAATTGGACCATAGGTTATGCATGTACATTATAGACATGGCTTGATTTATTTTTTGTGTTTTGATGTTGTTTTTTAGTAGTTCTACTTTTTTTTATATTGAATACTGTGCCCTGTTGCATAGGGCTTGAAAGTTAAGCGTTTCACTATatttgtgcatgtgacaaataaaacatgAAATTTGAAATAGGTGCTGGTACTCATTTTGGGCTTgagtactgtttatatttaggtgccaGAACTTTTCAATCATTATTCTATAAGAGGTGCTGGACCTCAAGCAGTAGAAAAGTCAAGGTGCCGGTACTCAGTACCGAATGTAATTAATACTTTTTTGAATGAatgaataacattttatttttcgTGTCAAAACGCCAATTGGCAATCcatcccttatgggattaattgacacataaacaaacattacaataattcaataaagaaagaaagaaagaataagTAAGGTAAAAATCAATACATAATAGTAAATTACATCCCTAGAGCAGTAAAataatttacatacatacatacatacatacatacatacatacatacacacacacacacacacacacacacac of the Oncorhynchus gorbuscha isolate QuinsamMale2020 ecotype Even-year linkage group LG25, OgorEven_v1.0, whole genome shotgun sequence genome contains:
- the LOC124013655 gene encoding coiled-coil domain-containing protein 87-like isoform X2, with product MSSGKMKVVGHLSRAAEAKRRMADGQDMLTSMTQMVACTQDIQQRYRSILGPLSLFFQSNPEGEKRADRVQEERTVSPSVSEGVKTNPTSLADMRQQLQYRIQEHSVLHSTPVEDQQALAAVMTSELGLIWQDLKGLMDEPTLNQEENRQLQAETCQEVLRICQELYLNYLHLLDRLRRRAVFSDQANRSRLGAQMAIDCTSLLNVHSIRRSVAAGIKATRRARLSAERPRAAGRDLKGAMETPTALPCKLDFGLTLQTKAGCKKSGAIRQGKNPIERDLREMTEKMGDMDLEQVYDLMPCHLELITNKDAARASLANVSQSDEEPSMYYHGYTRLKGCSSMPDLQRETLLEELEMEALPARPQSPLVLLATGPCSNIEKSIDPAHDLRRLLQDRVIVDQAVTDSDTDLPPLIKALAWRGSTKLQQLTHTLQKHEEEGEKREGASGGRYRVPVEEPEHPQGAVVNVALSHISLARTAAARVSDRVLRDTINIHTYPPVYNYLTKELELSSVQWLDRNLFAGEEIKEVYKELSKSKSTQYLNFDEDPMIEPALTNIRWSMKKKNHQRFINPQLKRQNTNAMSHRKRTEIPADHKKPEDQNSRAFTAWLQWWKTDLSVEDYLRYITNQDNDYLWAAFHLYDSGDSDDEEDERRRLLQLRGDERKKRRRQKMEALKGQKQEYVTGVWNVNTVLLGGLWKEPDLEEEEESPDEEITSSKQAYKRTVSEGSKEASRGGVMGEGDQVQSRLERIWTLLCLPDTYRLDMAIKYSSHARRDQLEEATAAWERAARLIQQRESLLARLELFERDASDPNRFFLQGYRGTSLARMDESKHRRKLNSQICSLEKVLSKILHHITDSFHDTVTYKGRPYREKMRWDRIEMLYWLQQERRVQALERVVEGRGSLPTRLPPLNPNLQLYPGTHPTPQGHTPTLSQRPHPHTHSPSNPTQASSVYPV
- the LOC124013655 gene encoding coiled-coil domain-containing protein 87-like isoform X1, with amino-acid sequence MSSGKMKVVGHLSRAAEAKRRMADGQDMLTSMTQMVACTQDIQQRYRSILGPLSLFFQSNPEGEKRADRVQEERTVSPSVSEGVKTNPTSLADMRQQLQYRIQEHSVLHSTPVEDQQALAAVMTSELGLIWQDLKGLMDEPTLNQEENRQLQAETCQEVLRICQELYLNYLHLLDRLRRRAVFSDQANRSRLGAQMAIDCTSLLNVHSIRRSVAAGIKATRRARLSAERPRAAGRDLKGAMETPTALPCKLDFGLTLQTKAGCKKSGAIRQGKNPIERDLREMTEKMGDMDLEQVYDLMPCHLELITNKDAARASLANVSQSDEEPSMYYHGYTRLKGCSSMPDLQRETLLEELEMEALPARPQSPLVLLATGPCSNIEKSIDPAHDLRRLLQDRVIVDQAVTDSDTDLPPLIKALAWRGSTKLQQLTHTLQKHEEEGEKREGASGGRYRVPVEEPEHPQGAVVNVALSHISLARTAAARVSDRVLRDTINIHTYPPVYNYLTKELELSSVQWLDRNLFAGEEIKEVYKELSKSKSTQYLNFDEDPMIEPALTNIRWSMKKKNHQRFINPQLKRQNTNAMSHRKRTEIPADHKKPEDQNSRAFTAWLQWWKTDLSVEDYLRYITNQDNDYLWAAFHLYDSGDSDDEEDERRRLLQLRGDERKKRRRQKMEALKGQKQEYVTGVWNVNTVLLGGLWKEPDLEEEEESPDEEITSSKQKAYKRTVSEGSKEASRGGVMGEGDQVQSRLERIWTLLCLPDTYRLDMAIKYSSHARRDQLEEATAAWERAARLIQQRESLLARLELFERDASDPNRFFLQGYRGTSLARMDESKHRRKLNSQICSLEKVLSKILHHITDSFHDTVTYKGRPYREKMRWDRIEMLYWLQQERRVQALERVVEGRGSLPTRLPPLNPNLQLYPGTHPTPQGHTPTLSQRPHPHTHSPSNPTQASSVYPV